The sequence ATGTGCTTTGATAATAgtcatcttcttcagatttgtAAGTAAAAATCATCTCATttttttacagattttttttaattgacttCTATTTTTACTATACgctaaaaaaaacttgaaaacagGTTGTGCTCACTAGAATCAGGTATGGTCCTGCACGCTACTGGGCGATCTTATTCATCTTCTGGTTTCTTGTGTTTGGTATTTGGGCTTCTCGTTCCAGTTCTCACAATAACTCTTGAATCTATCATTCATCACCATCtctctgctctctctctctctctctcttttcttaaaGTCTTTGTAATCTTATCTTGGAGATAAAAATGTACATTGTttcatcaaaagaaaaataagctCATGCTCGTTGATTATGAtgaatacaaattattttaaaggcaaataaattttcattaatttaaaatgtgattaCAAAGATATTAAACAACTACTAGAAAACAAATTGTTATATAcaacatatatatgaatatatatgtgATTTGAAATAGTCACTGTTTCTTTTACAGTTCTGTTTCTTTAAATAtcactttataaaaaaaaaaaaaaagtcaatctTGCTGATGAGTCTGATAGAGACCAGTGGTCACACCATTTGTCCCTTCATCAGATGTTGGATAGCCTGAAGTTGAAAGTCTCAGTAACTTGTTTAGCCCAGCTTGGTTTCCGGGTCAGGATCCGACACCGAGTTCCCCCCTCCGGTTCAGTGGCCGGATACTCTGAGAAAGCTTCAAACTCTATTCCCTTTACAACTTTACCCCTGAGAACCAAAACTCCAATTGAAGAACGGTTTCTGCTCCAGCGGGTCCTCGAACATAGTGGCGAAATCAGACTGATACGGAAACTGAGGGACAAAAGCGTCATTTTGCAACAAGGAACCGAACATGGACGCATCAAACGCGTCCTCAAGATCAATAACCCATTTCGACTCGCTCTGAACCTCGGAAGAACACGTGACGTCCGGTGAAATCACGTGACTTGAGCATTTCGAATCCGACGTACTCGCAGTCATCACTGTCGGTTTCTCATCCGCCGGATAATACTTCTCCACCGTTCCTTTCTTATTGTAAATCCGACATAACACCCAATCATCAAGCTGCCAAAAATTTCCGACAAAAACCATTAATTATATGCATTCACAATTCAGACAAGATCCAAAGTCAGTTAATAAACCGTGATGTCACGGCCCATTTAGAGCCCAAGGCCCATTTACGTACTCTTAAGTTGTTCTTCCTGTTCGAAGAAGCGGACCGGTCAACATTAGCGAGACGATACTCGTGCATAATCCAATTCGTCTTCACTCCTCTCGGAGCTTTCCCTGCGTAGAAGACGAGCGCTTTCTTAATCCCCAACGTCTTCGGTTTACCGATCGGTTTATCAGCTCCAGTCGCTTTCCAATAACCGGTTCCAGCTGCCCGGTTTGGACGCGAACCGTTTGGGTATTTCCGGTCTCGGTGTGAGAAGAAGTACCATTCTTTCTCTCCGTACAACGCCTTGtctgaaaacaaaattaaaaaaaaaaaatcgattttttttatttaaaaattaaaatcaataaaaacttaaaaattgaaCTTGTAGAGATCGTGTAATAATAATAACCTGGAAGCTCCCATGGATTGAACTTGTACAGATCAATCTCAGCGATCACCGGAACGGTGATCGGCTCCGACGCGCATCTCCGGCAGAGATAGAACTTAACTAGCTCCTCGTCCGTCGGGTGAAATCGGAATCCCGCCGGTAAATTTAGCTCCGCCTTCattttgttggtttttaatCGGCGATTGTAATCGAGGGGAAGAGAGTGAGTCCATGGAGCTTTTATAGGAGAGGAGGTTCGTGAACCACACGTGGGTGGTTTGGTTTCGCGACACGTGTGACGGGACCAACCGCTTTCTCTTCAACGTTGACCGTGCAGCCACACGTGTCGAGGAATAATTGGGTAACCGAATGTGATGTCATTGCTTCCGTCATCTGCACGAACCTTTATCTACTGCTTCTCGGTGTATGCTTGTGCATGTTGTTCTCTGGTCAATGTATATATTTGTGGCTCGTGAGTGGAAAGGGACGAGTGTTACGGTGCGCTTCACCGCACCAGAGTATCTCATCGCGTATGTCATTGGGATGACGTCATCTTAGTTGCACGCCGGCTTATTGACGGAAGTCGTAAAGCTGAGTAATGCGATAATCGATGGTCTCTTTGACTAACATTTCCACTTTTAAACGACAGTTAattataaaacatgttttattaatttatagttgaAGAATGTTGTCTAGTAGTTGGTAACTAATAATCTTGTGTTACAATGGTTCTCTCTCACAATCTTATGATCTTTTTGCCTCGTTGAAGATACTTTCTCCCAAATTTGTTCATGATTAATTACAGATGCCTACTGGTTACAAGATGTATTTTTATTTGGGTTTTGTTGCTGGCCTGTTTGGCTCACGTTGTAAGAATACTTTGATTACAAGTGTTATAAAAAATCCTGTTTTACAATGGATAATGGATTCTATTAGGCTCTTAAGCAGagaaacaatatattaaatcaGTGTATGAATAACATGTAACATGTTCGCCAGAATCAAGTAAGATAAGAAAATAATCAGCATATCATGCCAAAAAGGTGGTGTGTGCATTTGTTAAGCTGATCCTAATGTTTCTTTAACTTTGTAAATGGATtcgtagaaaaatatttataaactaacaTAAGGTATAAAATAGAGGGTAAAATGTCTTTTTACATATAagaaagtgtagttttcaaaaaaatataaaatatagtgtatttgtcaaatttcaaatcgcaaataaagtattttttaaattatcccTAAAAACCTAATTTTAATTACTCCTTTCATTATGTGCacagattaaaaatatttatttttatatttattttgaataaaaacattattaacaaTCTATTTAACcataattcaaccaataaaacacAAACTGCAgatataaaatatcatataacaTAAAAGTTAGTgaattttatattgaaattttaaaatatcacttAATTTCAAACCTTTTTTCGAAAACGTTCTTTTTTTAAGAAGAAGTAATACATAGCAAAGCAGCCAGATGTATAAGCCCAGTTTAAGGGCTTTGAGAAAAACTTGAGACCCATTTTAAAGCCACGTTTATCTTAACGTGAAGGCTGTATTGGGGCAAGTCCTGTCTTCCAAGTTCCAATTTCTCTGTCGTGCACGCTAAAACCCTGAATCACTTTTCCAGAATCATTTTCTGCCCGCTTCAACTTTTCCAGAAATTCTGCCTATTGACGAACTTACCCTTCATTTACTAGTTAATACTTAATACTACTAATCACTTGTTCTTTTCTTTGGCTCACATGATTCGCACCGATGACCTTAAGTCAAATCCAAAAATGTTGTCAAAGATAATTTATCTCGGCAATGAGCACAAATCAACAATGGTATGATCTTTATGTTAAAGTTTATCCATTGTTCATTTCATTTTAGTTTTACGTTCTAAATTATAAAATCCCCGAATAGCTAGTCTTATACTTGGTGACTAGGTGTTTTATCCGCATAAGCGGGTATAAACTTCTTATTAATTTATGTCTTACTAATCTAAAActaacataataaattattatctatttttcaaatatttaaattaaacatcaaagtatttatatatgtcgaatatttttcatcaaaatatatacttattattgtgttaaattttttaaaacactcatatcatagaaatagtttagaaaatattttatataaatttctttgtttgactaatatttaattataaattgtttggtatcttaattttttaactttcataatcaaaaatattttttccagataacaacacaatgtttataaaaattatcttattttttaatatatttttgatagtttaattatactattttataatcaattgcttaatataacatataaatttaatattattaaaataaattttgttttgaattatatataaaactcattaaggttattatttaaattaagaaattagTGAATAAGTTAGAACTAATAAGAAATCAATAACCTAGCCAAAAGtctaaaatctaataaaaatatgacaaataaaaaaattaactaaatatttaatataacatataaatttaatattattaaaataaatttttttttgaattatatataaaactcattaaaggtattatttaaattaataaattagtgaataAGT is a genomic window of Brassica napus cultivar Da-Ae chromosome A2, Da-Ae, whole genome shotgun sequence containing:
- the LOC125574773 gene encoding NAC domain-containing protein 102-like; this translates as MKAELNLPAGFRFHPTDEELVKFYLCRRCASEPITVPVIAEIDLYKFNPWELPDKALYGEKEWYFFSHRDRKYPNGSRPNRAAGTGYWKATGADKPIGKPKTLGIKKALVFYAGKAPRGVKTNWIMHEYRLANVDRSASSNRKNNLRLDDWVLCRIYNKKGTVEKYYPADEKPTVMTASTSDSKCSSHVISPDVTCSSEVQSESKWVIDLEDAFDASMFGSLLQNDAFVPQFPYQSDFATMFEDPLEQKPFFNWSFGSQG